From Haloglomus litoreum, the proteins below share one genomic window:
- a CDS encoding DUF7344 domain-containing protein — MDENAEREADDLQNIGGPSESAKRARPISPDRILSAVANEHRRAILNSLDNAPGKALEYDALVDCVADRVRDEDAERASHEHRQRVRIALHHIHLPKLDAAGIVDYETEAGNVQFVGGELERDLLTLVGSHDVNV, encoded by the coding sequence ATGGATGAGAACGCAGAGCGAGAGGCAGATGATCTACAGAATATCGGCGGTCCCTCCGAGTCTGCGAAACGAGCGCGACCGATTTCCCCCGATAGGATTCTGTCGGCAGTAGCGAACGAACACCGACGCGCTATCCTTAATTCACTGGACAACGCTCCCGGTAAGGCATTGGAGTACGATGCGCTCGTAGACTGCGTTGCAGACAGGGTTCGAGACGAAGACGCAGAGCGAGCATCCCACGAACACCGACAACGCGTCCGGATCGCACTTCACCATATTCATCTTCCGAAACTGGATGCGGCTGGGATAGTCGACTACGAAACTGAAGCGGGGAACGTCCAGTTTGTCGGCGGCGAACTGGAACGAGATCTCCTGACACTGGTCGGGTCACACGATGTCAATGTGTGA